The genomic stretch ACTACTTAACCGTGCAGCGATGAATGACAGTGTCTAATGCTAATTCTGTAGAAAAGGGATTGAAGCACAGGTGTTCCTTCCTGATCTGTTTGGCCACCTTTCCcacttcttcccctttcttttcctctgttggTTACTGGGCAATTAGCCCAGGgaagaagaatttaaaagtgGACgcaaggggaacctgggtggctcagttggttgggcgtccgacttcagctcaggtcatgatctcacggtccgtgagttcaagccccacgtgaagctccgtgctgacggctcagaggctggagcctgcttcagattctgtgtctcctcctctctctgcccctgccctgctcatgctctgtctctgtctctctctgtctcaaaaataacatttaaaaattaaaaaaaaaaaaaaaaatgcatgtgagGCAGTCCAGGGACTTTGGGGTTTATCGGGCTACATGAAGGCTGCTAAAGACTGATCTGCATACAGCCTGATAATCTTTTGCATCCATGGAAGGTATGtcaccctttcttctcttccacaaAGCAAATGTGATTTCATTTAGTGGAAGGTAGTTTGGCACTGTGGAAAGAActagtttttgtgttttgtttttttttaacgttttattttttgagagaatatgagcaggggaggggcagagagagagggaaacacagaatccaaagcagactcaactgactgagccacccaggtaccccagaactACAGTTTTAAAAGGCAGATGGACACGTTTTCTGTCCCAGATTTGCCACTTACCTGCTCTCTGAGCTCAGGCAAGTCAGTTGACTTCTGAATCTGTACGTGGCATAGTATTACCCACTGATTAGCCTGATGTGCTCATTAAACCTAATATCGTACGTAAAGTACATTGCtgggcacagagtaagcactgaATAAATGGTGGCTCTCACTAATCGTGTCCAGAAGGAAAGGGTGCTTTGGCCATGGGAAGTGTCTCTCCCACCTTCCTAAGtgtccccaccttccccccaccaaACCCTTGCAAAGTTCTGCAGATAACAGAGGGTTCCCCCACTGTCCAGGCTGCCTCTGCACTGGGAAATGGGAAAGAGGTTTCACAGCATGTCCTGCCATctcatctcttcctcctctgttggAAACGATAGAAGAGAGTAGTTTAGAATACTGATTTTGGTGGCAGACCTGGCTTCAAGTGTCAGTTTTGCTTCATTCAAActatgaccttaggcaagttacttcatcTAAGCCTCTGTTTCCCTACCTGTGAATGAAGGTAATACTAATCCAAATTTTAGAGGGTAGTTGTGacgattaaatgaggtaatatttgGAAGTGGTCAGGCTCAGCACCACGCCTGAcgtacctcccacccccactttgatctgttcattctttctgcctctgtcttgccCCTGACCTCAGTCTACATGTGTGTCCCATTCTAGCTAAGGATAGAGTTCAAGTTTTTGAGCACAGATATACACTTGGAAACAACACTAGGTCAGGGGGTCCTGTGTTCTGGTTCAGACTCCCATCATCTACGTGCTTTTGCTCAAGATGCTTAATCTCTCCAGGCTTGggtttacaaaaattaaatatatgatctcaattggggcgcctgggttgctcagtcagttgagcatcctacttcagctcacgtcctgatctcgcagttcatgggttcgagctccgtgtctggctctgggctgatggctcagagcctggagcctgcttcggattctgtctccctctctctctgctcctcccccactcacattctgtctttctctctctctctctctctctctctctctctctctctgtcttaaaaataaacatcaaatatttcttctgtttctaaatACTATATGTATTCACAGTAATACTGAACTCTGTCTGATTTAATCAAAAGTGTTTCTCCTTCTATAAGGGAAGCCTCTAACTTAAGAGACCCCAGCTGTTTGCTTCACCACCTCATGTACCATCTCCCCATCTTGTCTCTTCTTTAGATCTGTGGAGTTCTGGAATGCTCCCACTCTCCGTCCCTGAAGCTGACCCCTGCCCCAAGCACCCACCCTAACCTCCAGGCCTATCTTCAGGGCAACACCCAGGTATCTCGGAAGAAACTTCTGCCTCTGCTCCAGGAGGCCCTGTCAGCATATTCTGACTCTGTGAAGATCCCGTCAGGGCAGCCCGAGACCGAGGGTGTGTGCAGGGAGCAGGCGGACAAGGACTTGGACAGGGCAGGGAGCTCCCTGGTTCCTGGACTGAGTCAAGATGAGGAGGAGCCTCCACTGCCCCCCACGCCCATGAACAGCCTGGTGGACGAATGCCCCCTGGATCAGGGGCTGCCAAAACTCTCAGCTGAGGCCATCTTCGAGAAGTGCAGTCAGATCTCACTGTCACAGTCGACTGCTGCCTCACTGTCTCAGAAGTGACTGCTGGGGGCGGTCGAGGTAGGGAGGGCGGTTGCTCGAACCACCTCAGTTGCACGTGTTGAGATGTGTCGGCAGTTCTGACTTCGGTGCTCTGGGGTCTGGTGTACTGTTTTCGTGAacctgggaagagaaagaagtgaaagaaaacagttgCTTGAGGGATGGCTTTTGGCCTTTTCTCCAGATCTCTACCCATTAGAcagattatattatttaatttaattctccAAATCTGCACTGACTCTCCTCTGTTTCGTTGGCCAGGGGCACAAGGTAGTACCTGCATAGCTGCGGCAGAGCGGCACAGGAAAGCATACCCCAGCAGTGCCCTCAGTAAGGCTCTTCAACAGAACCGGTATCTCTCATGAAACCAAGCAATCATTGTCTccttgtattcatttattctcttATTCATTCAGGTATTTATTGGTTACCTCCTTTAAGCTAGATAGAAGAGAGAGTGTGCTTTGGAAacttctcttgctgttttcagcCTTTAGCAGAATACGGCCCCAtgattcctctttctgcccccagtTAAGTGGTGGTGTCCAAGGCCGAGGTGGCCACAGTTGTATTCTGAGCTCATTCTGACTCTTTTAGGATTGTTGGGAGGCAGTTGGGAGGTCATTATCTTCTGTCCTGGTCAGCTGGCCTGGCTCTCAGTTTCTGGGATACCCCAGAGCCACAGGGACCCTGAAAAGACCCAGAAGACCCCTGGTTCTTGAGAGTTCAGGAGACACCCAGGAAGGCCTTAAGACCACATAGGCACTCTTCCCAAAAGACAGCAAAAGTGCAGTGAGAGCCCCGGCTCTATGCCCTGCTTTGGTGGCCCCAAATTCCTTGTCCATCTTGTTCTCTTCTTGTTCATATCGAAGGGAACATGGAGTTCTAATACCGACTGCTGTGAACTATGTCTCTCTTGGCAAGACCCTTCATTTCTCTAggtctcattttccccatctgtaagacCAAGGGTCTGGACTAGATGTTCTCTGGTATTCTGGGATCTGCCTCTTTTGCCatctctcccctgcttctgtgtgtgtgtgtgtgtgtgtgtgtgtgtgtgtgtgtgtgtgtattttatttctgttttccctgGGAAAGCTCAGGGTGGGTGAATTGTATTTATATGTGATTGTACCAAGGGACTCAGCCTCATGTAGCATGTACAGGGGTGTGATTCATACCGTAGTGACCCACAGAGCACTCCCCCACTGACTCATTCTGCATGTGTAGAGTCTCCCTTTGGCCTTCAGACCAACCTGCTCCCCTTTTTCCTACCCCACGGCCCTATTCCATGTAAGTTGCCAGTGGTTCCACCGAACAGTGGGATGTGTGACAGTTTTGGCATGACGTCTTCAGTAAGAGGGGGATGATGTGACTTCGCTTTAGGGGATGATGTCTGTAGCCATTGGAAGGTAAAAATAGTTGTGTGATTTCTGAACCAAaggaatttatgttttataactCGGGTaccttattttgcattttgttaaaGTATTAAATacgttttttttcctgtttggggTCTCATTGTCTCTTTTTATAACTGTAATCAGGCCCTTCCCTCTGATAATGGTTTCAGTCTCCTCAAGACGcatctcccttcttcctgctctACGGGACGGCTCCCTTCATTAACTCTTTTTGGGAATGAGGAGTGACAGCCTTCTATCTCTCCTCATCCTCAgcctttcatttgtttcttcttctagaGCCCAGAATGCTCCTAAAGATGGCTTTCCCAATCTTGCTTATGCTCAAAAAGTGGGGCCAAGGTAGTctcaaaaccaaaatatttttttaccactgtcttttgctttttgtttttgtttttgatttttttgtttaaagagcAGCCTCCAGGTGTCTCGGTCGCTTAAGGTCCagctcttgattcggctcaggtcatgatctcatggtttgtgagactgagccccatgtcgggctctgcactcactctgcaagagcctgcttgggcttctctctctccctctctctctctgcccctcccctgcttgctctctgtctctctcaaaataaataaataagtttaaaaaaaaaaaaagagtagcttcCAGAAGATCGTGAGGAATCTGGAAGGGAAAACAAATTGCCTTCCTCGACTCCCCTGAGACTagccattttagaaaatgttctctCCTCCAAAGCCCGCCCCCACATAGGCAGGGTTTTTCTCTTGGGCAAACCTGTTCcttgggaagggaaagggaggtggCAAAACCTGTTTGAAGGCGAGGTTGCCTTCCTTGGAGGCAGGAGCATCTAGCAGTGAGACAGAGGCCACGAAAGTTCTGGGGAGCCAGGACAACCCACTCTCAAGACAGCTGCAAGCATTTAAGGGAGACAGACCAACGTGGCAAGATGGGGACCACACAAGAGGTGGGAGAAAAGACGTTAGACCTTGGGTAAGTAAGATCTGGCCCACTGGATTGGAAACGAGCAATGAATAGTTGTGAGCTCTGACCAGGGCAAATCTTGGCTTCCTGGAAGAGACCCGACTGCAAGAAAAGGAATTTGCAGAGGAGTAGGGTGGCTTCAGGTAGGAAATGGGGAACTGGGGGTTCAGGATAATCCCCTATTGTGTTGTATCTGATAAAACtgcctgttggggcacctgggtggctcactcagttaaatgcctgactcttggtttcggctcaggtcacgatctcatggttcgtgggttcaagccccacatctggctccgtgctgatggtgtggacctgcttgggattctttctctgtccctctcctgctctctctctctctctctctctctctcaaaataagcttaaaagaaaaagaaagaaagaaagaaaaagaaagaaagaaagaaagaaagaaaagaaagaaagaaagaaaagcctgccTGCTGTGTTTTCTAATACCCACTCCCCAGAATGGCCCTCAGGAAAGCTGACCCAGAAAGAAGCTGAGGTCCAGGTACTCCTTCCCAGCAAATCTTCCTCCTtaccttcttcccccacccctccacctctgCCATGCTTTGCCCTGACCACTCCCCAGCATCAGGCCTGACGAGGTGCAATCATCCCCATCCCTGCCTGGTGACAGCTGGGCGGGTCTGTCAAGTTCCACCCAATAGTATGTAACAAGGAATATCTCTACCACTCTCGTGTAGGTAGAGCAAGGCCACAGAGTTAAATACGATTATACGATTAGCTTTACATTCCACCCTCCCTGGGCTCTGAAAACTCCACCGTAGGGGTGATCTGTTTCCAGGAAGGGGTGGAAGTAGTAGAAGTATCCAGAAGACAAGAGATCTGAGGGTTTTCTTAAGGCCTGCTCTCTGCTCTGTACCTTAATTATTGTTCATTCCAGTGTCTCCTACCTACGATCCAGTTCCCTGAAGACACTGCTGAGTATGTCTCATGATCACCTCTTCTCCCCTGGGACTCTTAGGGCCGGGGAGAATGCTGAAGCAGGGCCAGCAGCACCCCTGAGACTCGGGGAGCTGGAGCTGAAGGAGGAGTGGCAGGATGAGGGATTCCCCAGGTGAGGACTTTGAGGGATGTTCCTTAGGACTTGAAGgaaggagcgggggagggaggcagaggtgagAAAATCGTGGCAGGGCAAGAGGACTGATAAACTGAGACCTGGCTCGATGCGGTTACCCTCATTTCTGCTCCCCCTTGGAATCATTCCCCTCTAGACTTCTTCCTGAAGAAGTTGACCGTTCTGAAGATCCTGAGGATCCCAAGAGAGACTCACAGGCAGGTTGGTAAATTAGAACATAggtcttggggcccctgggtggctcagtcggttgagtgtccaactttggctcaggtcatgatctcacggctcatgagttcaggccccgtgtcgagatctgtgctgacagctgggagcctagagcctgcttcggattctgtgtcttcctctctgcccctcctccactcacgctctttctctctcaaaaataaacaaacattaaaaaaaaaaaaaaaaagtaggcctCAAGTTCTTGATTCTAGCCCAGTCTGCTGTCCTCATCCCATCACAGTTCCACTTCTCTTTTCCCCAATGTCCCATGTTAGTTCTTCTTTAGAATTTACCCCATCTCACTACTTCTATATGCAGGAATTCCACCTCTTCTTGccaacacacacatacttttcaattcttttctcctttctcccaacCCCAGGTACACCCAGCACTTTAGCCCTATGTAGCCCACGCCCCATGCGTAAGCGTCTCTCTGCCCCAGCGTTGCAGCTGAATCTGACTAAGGAGACCGGAGGCCGTGGAGCTTCTCCCACTCATTCCGAACCTTCCTCTCCTGATGGCAGTTCTGACCTGGAGGTAGACGAACTGGAGACACCTTCAGACTCGGAGCAGCTGGACAGTGGACATGAATTTGAATGGGAAGGTGGGAAAGAAACCTGAGGCTGGAGCTGGTAGGAGTAGAAGCTAGAGTTAAAGCAGCTCAGGATGGATTTAATCGGACTAAAGTTAGAAGCAATAATGTGGGGACCAAGTAGTAAGGTCAGCAAAATTACTTTCCTCAGAACAGAAAGCTAGAGCCTATAGATCCCATGCGAGAGTCATCAGTAGAAGAGTGGGGAGGGTCCTTTGtttattaaggaaaattttaTCCGGTGAGTGTTACATGCTATTACTGAGCAAGAACCGagttataaagatgaataagatagTCCTATCCTCAGGGAATTCTCTGTttaataggaaattaaaatatacatattttatgcaaataaatatagtTAAGGATTATGGTCTACATATGTATAGGGTATGGTCAGCAGGGATGAGAACAAGGTCAATTCTGCCTGAGAAGCATTAAGAaagacttcacagaggaggtgattCTGAGCTGGCCTTTATCAGGTAGCTGGGGAGGCATTCTAGGTGGAAGAAACAAGTTGGGTAAGAACGTGGCATGTTGGAGAATTCAAAGTATTAAGCATGACTATTTTGATATTAAGGAAAACTTTGTTTCTTCTCTACTCACAACACTTCCGATGCCGGATGTGTGGGTTTTCCCCACCCCAACCAATTCTCCACTTCTCCAGACATCAAAAGGGTGTCTTACAGTTCAGCCATGCTGCTTGACTggagtcagcacagaccccacaggttaagggctcccCTACAGGATTGCCCTGGACTTCAGACGCCAATCACATGTCCAAATTGTCACCTGAGCTTCTGAATCAGGGTGCTATGTTAAGTTGGCAAGAGTCAAATCATGGAGGTCCTTGCTACCATACTGTggagtttagattttatcctGTAGGCAATGAGAAGGCACTGAATGGTTTTAATCAAGGGAGTAACATGATCAGATTTGACGGCTCTAAAGAGGTTGGAAACAACCTAAAGGTCCATCAGTCGAGTATTAAATCTAATACGGTGtgtccatgcaatggaatactaaaTACTAGGCAACAATTTCTTAAGATGAAGCGGCTGTTTCCATTGCTATGGAAGGATCATGCAGAATTGCTGGATATGGTATATTGCCATTTGAATAAGAAAGGTAGGGTAGAAAACAAAGCTTGCTGTAGCAAGGGGGTAGAAGGTTGAATGAAGTAAACAAACTAGCGGCAAGGAGACCAGTTAAGAGGTTAGCACTAAAGCCAGGTGAGTAATGCTAAGAACCTGAATCAGGACAGCAATAGTGGAaagaataataagagaatacAATGGAGATAGATGGAAGAAGATATGGGGTCCAGCTGGCTTGAGCACtgacagagaagaaaatcttGGATGTCATCAGTTTTCTCTCTCAGGCAGCTAGATGGATAGAGTcatcaagaaaagaaatatggccggggcacctgggtggctccgttgattgagtgtctgactttggctcaggtcatgatcttgcagttcatgagttcgagccccacatcagcttcactgctgtcagcctgtcaaagcagagcccacttcagatcatctgtccctctttctctacccattccctacttgtgctctcccaaaaataagaaaaaaaaaaaaaaaaggaaatatgggagagaggaggaagagaatgagtCTGACTTACAGCTGGGTCTGGTGacttgaagatgacacaaactaGAGATGTCCACTCTAAGCGTTTAGGGACATGGGTCTGGAGTTAGGAGAGACGTGTGGCTTAGAGAGTCAAATTTGGAATCATCACCTTACTGGTGGTGATTGAAGACATGGGAAGAGATGAGCTCA from Panthera leo isolate Ple1 chromosome C1, P.leo_Ple1_pat1.1, whole genome shotgun sequence encodes the following:
- the PRUNE1 gene encoding exopolyphosphatase PRUNE1 isoform X3, giving the protein MKLTSMPCTRLANSPLSLLIIMSYPRLTTEQMLRKDQKTICRQGIKVAISAIYMDLEAFLQRSGLIADLHAFCQAHNCDVLVAMTIFFNTHNEPVRQLAIFCPHAALRMMICGVLECSHSPSLKLTPAPSTHPNLQAYLQGNTQVSRKKLLPLLQEALSAYSDSVKIPSGQPETEGVCREQADKDLDRAGSSLVPGLSQDEEEPPLPPTPMNSLVDECPLDQGLPKLSAEAIFEKCSQISLSQSTAASLSQK